The sequence below is a genomic window from Lolium perenne isolate Kyuss_39 chromosome 4, Kyuss_2.0, whole genome shotgun sequence.
CTCTATGGTCGAGCGCCCAGACTCGGTAATTCAGGTTTCTGCTGTATTTTGGCTCCAGAAGTTGCATACTAGCTCGGATCGCAATGATTCAAAAAGCAAAATTGCTTGTCTCGACGAGACGCACAACTTTGATGTCTATCATTTTTTCATTTGAGGCCATCTTCTAATTTTCACTTTTAAGGCAAAAACGGTTGTCAAcaactccagctccttgaacttgatcaaaaagttcTTGTATCCTAGGTaaaggtacttgttcttgatagttacattgttaagattcctgtaatctccacacattctctttccaccatctcttttgtccacaaaaatgactggtgtaccccatggtgacacactttctttgataaatcccttctgttccaattcatctatctgagctttcagttccactaactcctttggtcccatcttatatggtggttgagctattagtgttgtgcctggaatcagatcgattgtggattctatctctctatcgggtggcatgccCGGTAATTCCTTGGGAAATACATCTgtaaattcatttactacagggatatcttcaatcctcacctccttcagactattgagttccaatcctatctccaactcaGTGTATTTGTCTCCTTGGAAAACTATTCGACCTCCAatagagttgcgaagtgatactgttttgtctccacggttaatcaccgctccattctccgtcaaccagtccatccctaagatgactgatatgtccttcatgggaatgatgaataggtccgcaaaATACACAtagtcacatatggttatgacctgtgcttctttcacgtgggttactaagatcgttccccccgcggataggacagttataggggtttctaacttagaacatctaagcccgaatttttccacaaattccagtgcaagaaatgatgtggttgctccagtatcaaataagactttgccaagatgagtaagaatgctgagcgtacctaagactgtttgatccgactcttccgcttgctccaaacatgtgcaattcagctttccatacagcttgcccctcttgttgttgttgtagttgcggttgttgttgttgttgcgattgttgttgttgttgctgctacttccacctcgtcctcctgagcTTTGTCCACTCCATGATGCTTTGTTTGGACACtctggcttgatgtgtccatccttcccacaaccataacatatGATCCTggttttctgacaatccttctgcacatGACCTTTCTGTACACAACTGTGACAGGTGATTTGAttaattgggttctgactctgacctccccggttgcattgattaccagtaggtcggaatcggggtttgaaactccgatcaggtgttggtttgctgactgggtacttccttggctcgatacgagccctcttcctcctatcctcttggacctgcctatagtcatcctcgaaagtgattgccgagtcaatcagttcctggaattcagcagtccgtgccaacctcagttgcatattcatgtatggattcatgcctttcatgaatcgCTTCTTCCTTTTCTCTTCAGTGTCCacttcctcaggtgcataccttgacAGCCTGTTGAAATCACGAACATACTGCATAATGGATGCAGTGTTCTGACGTAATTCGTCAAACTCTCTCTTCTTCAACTCTACCACACTTTccagaacatgagcatcccgaaacttcttcttgaattcctcccaggtgaacaccttttcTGGAGGATGTACTGCTAtaagattctcccaccatgatgctgctggtcctgacaacagataagtagtataccgaatcttctcctcatcgttgcatccaactttcttcaacttccgttccgtatccatgagccagtcttcagcatccattggttctggagcttatgtaaaaggtagtggtcttgcattttgaaagtctgatagggttactcccttgccttcattacccttaTCGTTGATGacttgggtaaagaaatcttgcatattCTTGCTTTGACTTTCCTGGTACCTCCTCCTATCTTCTTCCATTGCCCTCATGTATTGTTGGAAATCTggatgcatcattgggtgtggtggtggtgcattctccgctctagctgctgcatttgcctcctctttttctctcgccTCCCGCTCTCTCCGAGCATCTTCGGTTTCCACTAACGCcatgttccccctagtcctgtaacaaagagcgattactcataatcctATGCGACCAGGTCGTACACCCTAGGTCGCTGGACCAACTTCCACGCTCAACACGTGGCACCCGAATCTCAAGGCAACTCTGCCAAGCTAATCCTCCCTGCTACCAAATCCAAATCCTATCGACTCcatctaaataaagatcctatcgACTTcgtgcctggatcaatggcgatgcgCCACCGCCATTGACCTCAACCACGGCAGCTTGAAAGGTTCTTTACCTCCCGGCCGCCCTCTCCCTCCTCGCCCACCTATCGCTTGGGGACATAAAGAACCTTGACCTGCTGTTCAATGGCTTCTCCGACGAGCTCCCGGACGAAGTCTTCTTCAAGAACCTGGACGCTCTCTTcctcaacaacaaacacttcttggGCCAGATCCCGGATTGTTCTGGTAGTCGCCGGCGACGGTTATCACCCTGACCAACAATCGCCTGGCGGGCTTTGTCCCAACGGCGTACATCTACGGCGGCGCCGGCCGGCAACTGGAGGTGTTGTTCCCGAAGAACAAGCTGAATAGGAAGAAGAAACGTGAGGGGATCAGTTTGGGGAGGGGTGCTTTGAGATTCGAGGGGATCAGTTTGGGGAGGGGTGCTTTGAGATTCGGATGCCACGTGTGGAGTGTGGGATTGGTCCAGTGACTTGTGTTGTACGACCTGGTCGCATAGGATTTGCTTCCGAGCAAGTGCGCAGCCACCAAGCGCTCGCGATGAGGGCGGTCGGCCCTGTACGGTCGCAGCCCAACGCTAGACGCGTGATGCGGGACAAGTCAGCGCATTAACTGCGCCTACCACAGGTCGGATTCACGGCCGCATCGTACCGGCTTTACAACTACCCATCGCCTTCCTTCTTTGGTTAATCCCTGTTTTACTGACGTGGAATTAAAGCTAGTAGTCTACATCAGCATAATTTGTTTACCGTTAAGCTGATCACTGATTGATACTGTCAGATTATGGCGCTTAATTCGCCTACTGCCTACTGCGTAGGTACTGGCAGCTAGGGGGCTCTGCCGTGTTCGGGAGAGACGAACACGAGAGTCCgcgtccacctccgcctcctgcgCGCAGAAGCTCTCCTTGATTCTATATATACCTACCGGCCGCCTCGCCGGAGATATGCAACTATCTAAGGCGATAACAGCAGCAGCATAGCAAGAAGCGCGCGCCGCCATTGCCAGCCAACGATGGCGCGCCGCAAGATCCCCATCAACGAGGGCGCGCGGCCGCGGGGCAAGGAGTACGCGAAGATGACCCAGGGGCTCCGGAAGAAGGCGTCGGAGCTCTCCGTGCTCACCGACGCCCGCGTCGCGCTCGTCTGCGCCCCCGCCGCCGGCGCCAGATCCCCGCTAGTGTGGGAGTCGGAGGGGGGCGGCGTCCTCGACAGGTACCGCGCCCTCCCGCCGGAGAAGCGCGCGCGGCACACGCACCGGAGCTACCTCGAGGCCCAGCTGGGCAAGGAGAGCGCGACGCTCGCGAGGGCACGGCAAGGCGCCTGCCACGGCGTGCTCCCAGACTGGGACCCGGCGCTCAACGACATGACGCGCGAGGAGGCGCTGGAGGTGCTCCGGGCGATCGACGCTCAGCTGCGGGCCACGGGCGACAGGATGGCGGCTCTGGGCTCGCCGCTCGCGCCGGCGCCGGAAGATGATGATGCTTCCGAGGACGCCGTCGTCGCGCCGCAGCAGCTCGTGGGTATCGACTATGACGGCTTCCAGACGCAGATGATGCCATACCATGACAGGAGTGACAACCACGTCGGCGGTGAAGGCCCACTCGAGCAATTCCTGATGAATCCAGGGTACGGCCTCGAGtgcgttggcggcggcggcggcgactacGACGCGGGGGCCGTCTACGACATGGTGGCGCCGGCCGGCTACGGCGACAATGCCGGTTGCGTCTGGCCCGACTTGACCATGTCTTACGCCGCCGACGAGTCGTGGGACGCGGTCATGCCAGTTGGGTACTACCCCGACTTCGCCAACGACGGCGGTCTGGCGCCTGAGCACTACTACGCTCAGGACGTCACCGGTGGGGCTTACGCCAGCACGCTACAGCTCGAGTACCCCTTGGGCATGAATGACAACTTCGCTTACCTCGACATGGACAACAGCTACGCGGCGTCGGCGCATTGGCAGGTCGAGGAATTCCAGAGCTGCGACATCGGCACCGGCCATTACCAGTATCACTGCTAGCATCCCGGGAGAAGCAGCTACGGCCAACGTTGTCAGAAGCCACTTCCGTTGTCACGGAAGGAGTAATCAGAAGAGAAGGATAGGTTTTTGTTAGGACTTAGGATGATAGGTATTTGTTAGTAGAAACATTTCGTAATTTCGTCGCTAGAATATCCTTATTCTCGCGCATCTGAAGTTAGACATTTTCAGATTTACATGATTTACCTA
It includes:
- the LOC127348613 gene encoding uncharacterized protein yields the protein MARRKIPINEGARPRGKEYAKMTQGLRKKASELSVLTDARVALVCAPAAGARSPLVWESEGGGVLDRYRALPPEKRARHTHRSYLEAQLGKESATLARARQGACHGVLPDWDPALNDMTREEALEVLRAIDAQLRATGDRMAALGSPLAPAPEDDDASEDAVVAPQQLVGIDYDGFQTQMMPYHDRSDNHVGGEGPLEQFLMNPGYGLECVGGGGGDYDAGAVYDMVAPAGYGDNAGCVWPDLTMSYAADESWDAVMPVGYYPDFANDGGLAPEHYYAQDVTGGAYASTLQLEYPLGMNDNFAYLDMDNSYAASAHWQVEEFQSCDIGTGHYQYHC